TATCATATCCCTCCCCTGGAACTTGCTCCTAAGTGGAAATCGGAAGCACCTCCAGAGTTTGAATTTACCATGAAAGCCTGGCAATTGATTACCCATGAATCTACAAGTCCCACTTACAAGAAGCTGAAGCGTCCTATCAATGAAAACAGGAAGGAATACTACGGCTTCTTCAAGCCCACCGACGCCGTCTTTGAAGCCTGGGAGGAGACGCAGGCATTCGGCTTAAACCTGGGGGCGAGAATCATCCTCTTCCAAACGCCTCCAGGTTTCTCACCGTCCCGCGAGAACATGGTAAACATATTCAAATTCTTCAAGACGGTCAAGCGGGATGGGATGATATTTATGTGGGAACCAAGAGGAGGGTGGGAGGATAAGGATATCGAAAAGATCTGCAAGGAGCTTGATCTCATCGACGTCGTCGATCCCTTCAAGAGGCTGCCTGTCTGGGGTCAGTTCAACTACTTCCGACTTCATGGCGTCACAGGATATCGCTACCAGTACTCGGAAAGAGATCTCAAGAAATTATTGGACCTCTGTCAGAAAAAGACTGAATCCTACATCTTCTTCAACAACATGACCATGCTGGAAGATTCCCAGAAGTTCATCTCCCTGCTGCGCTGATTCCCGGAAATGCTGTTTTTGTATGGTGAAGTGCAGGTATTGTGGAACAGAACAATTCGTCTTTACGAGATCGGTGCCATTTTGCTGTCGATGCCTCAGGGAAAGATTTTCTGAATGCAGGCAAACCATGCAGGAGATTCACGCATCCTCCCGGCGAGGCTTCTATCTACCCGAAAGAGTACCGCGCAGCCAAGGGGGAGTACTCTGCCATTTCTGCGTGAACGAATGTCAGATGAGCCCCGGCGAATCGGGGTTCTGCGGGCTGAGGGAGAACAGGAACGGCAAGATCTTTCACATCGGTGGGACTCCGCAAAAGGGGATACTCGACTGGTATTATGATCCTCTTCCGACCAACTGTGTTGCAGACCGGGTCTGCCCCGGTGGCTCCGATGCTGGTTATCCAGAATACTCTTATTCAGAGGGTCCCGAATTCGGATTCAAGAATCTCGCCCTCTTTTACAGAGCCTGCACTTTTGATTGTCTCTTCTGCCAGAACTGGCATTTCAGGGAAAAGGACAGATGGGCAGAGATACGAGAAAGGAGACAGGAAAAAATAGGAGAAAGATACACGACGGCAGAAGATCTGAAAGCCACTTCGAAGACGCAAAAGAGGAAGGGCTCGATCGAGTCCGCCTCGCCAAACCTCCATCTTCTGTCATAAAGAAAAAGGGAAAGAAGTCAGCGTCTCCGCTTGGGAACGTCTTTCTTCACGGCTTTCAGTGCGCCGCTCTTCAGGGCGGCCCTTTTGCCGTTCTTCATTCTGAGGATCTGGTCCACTTCCTTCCTGTCGGAATCCATTACGTAAGGGATACCGCTGATCCTGGCCGCTTCCGGCGTAAGGGCTGCGATGTCATCTCTTGTGATGTACTTCATGGCGAACTTGCGGCTT
The genomic region above belongs to Acidobacteriota bacterium and contains:
- a CDS encoding DUF72 domain-containing protein, whose translation is MERGSVARRIKIGCCGFPVARSTYFKKFNVVEIQHTFYHIPPLELAPKWKSEAPPEFEFTMKAWQLITHESTSPTYKKLKRPINENRKEYYGFFKPTDAVFEAWEETQAFGLNLGARIILFQTPPGFSPSRENMVNIFKFFKTVKRDGMIFMWEPRGGWEDKDIEKICKELDLIDVVDPFKRLPVWGQFNYFRLHGVTGYRYQYSERDLKKLLDLCQKKTESYIFFNNMTMLEDSQKFISLLR